The genomic region GGATTCGGTACTCGACGACATTATATTCATTGTGTTCGTCGCGTTCTTGCTGAGCATTGCACTATCAATCTTTAGTGTTCGGCGCTACCGAGAACTCGCCCGCGGAATTGACGCACGAACGATTGCAGAAGGGGACGTCCGCGATTTGGCGCGACACGATCCATTGACTGGCTTGCCGAACCGCCGCCTGTTTGATGAGAAACTTGATCTGTGCGCTGGCCTCGCCACCGACACGCATCAAGTCGCTGTTCTGATGCTCGGCCTCGACGGCTTAAAGCGGATCAAGGATACGCACGGCCATGAAGCGGTGGACAAGGCACTCTGCGAACTTGCCACAAGGCTTATCGACATCTTGCGCAAGGATGGCCTCCTGGCGAGGATCGGAGGCGACGAATTCGGGATCGTCCTGCCCAGCATTAGCTCCCTCGAAGATCCCGCCAACCTGGCGCGCCGTATGGTGGCGTCCGCCGCCGATACTTTCGCGATTGAGACTGGCGCAGCCGAGCTTAGTCTTGGCATTGGCATCGCCATCGCTCCGCTTGATGGCGTCAACCCCCACGAATTGGTCAGGCGCGCAGAACGCGCGCTTTATCGCGCGCAGAGCGACGGCAGGTCGCGTGTTCGCTTTTTCGAACCGGACATGGACATACATGTCGAGCGGCGCATCAATATTGAGCGTGAGCTTCGGAGCGCTATCGCGGCGGATATTATCGAGCCCCACTACCAGCCGGTGGTTTCACTCGAAAGTAATCGCATCGTCGGGTTCGAGGCGTTGGCGCGTTGGGAAAACAGGACATTAGGGCATGTCCCGCCCGACGTGTTTATTCCAATTGCAGAAGAAACTGGCCTCATCGACGCTCTTGGAGATCAGGTTTTTCGCCGCGCGTGTCTTGATGCCACTGCGTGGCCGAAGACGTTCTCGCTTGCCTTCAACATTTCGCCTGTTCAATTGCGGGATTCCGCGCTTGGAGGGCGCATTATATCAATCCTTGAGCAAACCGGCTTTAGTCCATGCCGCCTGGAGATTGAAATTACCGAGAGCGCGTTCGTGGAACGAAACGGGGCTGCGAAGACCGTGATTGACGAACTTCGTCGAGCCGGCGTCCGCATCGCGCTCGATGATTTTGGAACGGGTTATGCTACGCTTAGCCAGCTGCTTTCGTTTCGTCTTGACAAGATCAAGATCGATCGCAGCTTCGTGTCGCATCTCGACGAGAGCACCGACAGCCGGGTGATCGTTCGTGCTATACTCGGCCTTGCTAAAGGGTTTGGTTTGACGACCACGGCCGAGGGAGTCGAAGACGAAGGCCAACTCGTCTATCTGGTGGCCAATGGTTGCACAGAAGGACAAGGCTACTTGTTCAGTGGTCCCGTTCAAGCCGCCGGTATCCCCGCGCTGCTTGATCGCCAAGCCCGCCGCGGACCGGTTACTGAAGATGGAGCAAGAAACCTACATGCGTGAGTCGACGCGCTGAGTTCAAGCGTGCTCGGGAGGCGTTAGAATGAGCCGTGTAGATCTGCCGCACTGCATTTGACGCGTTGCCGGCAATTGCATTGTTGCTCACGGAAGGCGCATTCACTTAGACAGGGCGTGGGCTCTTAAGAAATCACATTGACTCGATCACTGGTAGCGGCCTGTCGTGCACACCGTTTTGCACCTGCTCCAACGTCAACGCATAGGGGCATCCGCGAACGGCGATCAGATATCAGAAGTCCGGATATCGTCTCAAAGATCCGTCACCAACGCCCCTAATGCCTCTCCGACTGAAACGCCGGAGCTGACCGTTCTGGTCTCCTAACGACTCCTGATTGCGCCAGGGAGTGCCGAGCGCACACGATCCAAAGCGCACTTCCACGAGCATCCGGTTGTCCGGTCTGGTGGAGACGTTCTGATCAGGCCGTTTATGATCAGCGACACCTCCCAGCCCGCATTACTCAACGCCGAACGATTCACCCAAGGCTTCCAAAACGAGACTTAGCCTGATTTGCGACCTTGCGTTAGAACGTAACATAGATTGTCCGATTTCTGACATGCAGTCGGTCTGGTACACTTCCTTGAAAAATATCCTTTACTGATCAAGCTGTCGCAGTTGGCACAGGGTTTGAACAGAGAAGTCCGTCCACCGCAGCCGCCCACGAAGCGGCGGCCACAATAATGCTTCTTCGGCAATGCCGTTTGGCACAACGACACGGGCTGCCACATGGAGTCGGTCTCAATAGCACGTCACAAAAACTGTCCTCAATGTGGCTCTGCGTTGGTCCACCGCGAGTGGCATGAACGCATTGGTGCGCGGGAGGTCCAAGATCTCTGGCGCTGCTGGAATTGCAGGCACGAATTTATGACCATTGTCACTTCTGACGATACGGATCCTCCTATCGCTGAGATCACAAAGCTATTCTTTACCAGCCTGTTAGTCTGATCAATGAACGCCTGAGCCGCTAACACTCGCATCCGAGCGGCATCAGACTTGGCAATCCAAAGCAGGGCGGAGGGTCGCTTAGGGGAGAACAATTCGACCGTAGGCTCAGTATCTGCTTATCCCGGATGGGGAATACGCTGCGCGACCTTCCCATCATAAATGAAGTTGGAGTGTTCTTATGAGGCTCGTACGTGCAATCGTCGGCTTGGCCCTGTTGGCAGTTGGATTGTACGTTATTATCGGCGAGCACTTCGCCGGAACATCGGCGGATGCTACACTCAATGCTCGACTCTACATCGTTCGGGCCCCGATCGAAGGAAAAGTGACGCTTGCCGTAAAGAGCATCGGCGCGCGCATTAGTCCCGGCGAGCTTATAGCAGAATTGAACGACCAACGCTTCGATACCGCGAGGCTTCTTGAGCTTGATCGCGATCGCACGAACCAGCAGATCGAGCTCAACCGTCTCGTTGGCCAGCGAGAGGCCTTGTCCGCATCCCGGTCTCGCTTCGATGTTCAATCAACTGATTACCAGCGCGGCAGGGTTCGGCAGATTGAGGCTCGAATTGCCGAAACGAAAGCAGCTCAAGACGCTGCGGCCGCGCGCCTTCGTCAAGCGGACGCAGAATTCAAGCGGGCAAATGAGCTAAGCACGCGTGGTGTACAGACGGTGGCGAATTTGGATCGCGCTCGCGCAACTTACGACGTCGCGCAGCAAGAACTGGAGAGTGCGCAGCAGCGAGTGAATTATTTAGAGACGGAACTTACGTCCGCTCGCGACGGCGTCTTCATCGGGGAGTCCTATAACGACGCTCCCTCCTCGGCCCAACGTATCCGCGAGCTCGAGCAGCGGCTGGCCGAGCTGAATGTCGACAAGGAGCAGGTGAAGGCACGTATTGTACTGCTCGACGGGCAAATCGATGCCGAGCGTCTTCGTGTCAATAGCTTGAGCTTCGCTACTCTTAATGCCAGCGTCGTTGGCCTAGTCTGGGACATACTAATAGACGATGGCCAATACGCGCATACGCGCGGCGCGGCCAGGATCTCATCAAGATCGTCGACTGCAGTACACTGATCGTCACTGCGGGCGTCAGCGAATCTCTCTACGACGGTCTCTCGGTGGGAACGGCCGTGCAATTTCGGTTGTTTCGCGATGACCGTGTTTTCAATGGAACCATAACTCGCCTTGGCGGATCCGGTGCGGCCTCGCTTTACACCAATCTTGCTGTGGGTCCAAGTGCACAACATCTCCAGCGCTTTGATGTCACCGTGACTGTTCCAGACCTTGCAGGAGAGGCAGATCTCAGCTGCGCGATTGGACGTACTGGACGCGTTATCTTCACAGCCGGCCCAATCGCACAATTCCGTCGCTTTATGACGCGGTACGGACTCTGATGCTTCTGCTGTCGCCACTCGTTGCTGCCTTCGCAGGCGCCGCCTTCATAGTTGGGCTTCGCCTTACCGTCTTTCCGTTGCTTAATCCGATGAAGTGGTATTGGCGCGCTCTTCTCCTGGGGACGGCTACCGTACTGTCTTGGCGTTATATGGCTTGGCGCTTCACCGAAACACTGGCACCGCTCGACTGGACTGCGGACGCGCTGTTCAGTTGGGGATTCGCCATACTCGAAGCTCTGACGATGCTTTCCTCTACCATCGCGTTTTTCATACTGTCGCGGGTGAAAGAGCGGTCGGCAGAAGCAAACCAGTACTCCGAATGGTGGCTGCCTGGAGAAGCGCCGCGCGTCGATGTTTTCATCACGACTTACAACGAGCCGTCGGAAGTGCTCGAGCGCACGATCATTGGCGCGACCGAAATCCGCTATCCACGGCTTCGGATTTTTATTCTCGACGACGGCGCCAGGAATTGGGTGAGGCAACTTTGCGAGCTGTACGAAATCGGATATCTCGCACGCTCGGATAAGGAGCACGCTAAAGCGGGGAACATCAACCACGCACTTCGCGTGCGCGCCCGCGATCCAGCCCCCCCGGTCTTTGTCGCTGTACTTGACGCAGATTTCGTTCCCCATGCGGACTTCATCGAGCGGACACTAGCGTTGTTTCACGAGCCAGACGTCGCGCTCGTGCAAACCCCGCAGCACTTCTTCAATCCTGATCCGATCCAACATAACCTGGGAATAAGCACCGCATATCCGGATGAACAACGTCATTTCTTTGACAACGTCGAGCCAGCGCGGGACGCTTGGGGGATTGCCATCTGCTGTGGGACATCATCCGTAATGCGGGTCCGGGCCGTCGAGCAGATTGGCTGGATTCCAACACAAAGCGTAACCGAAGATTTCCTGCTCACCCTTAAGCTTGCGGAGAACGGCTGGCAAACTGCGTACCTTAACGAGCCATTGACTGAAGGTTTGGCTCCCGAAGGATTGAAAGAGTATATTACACAGCGTGGACGGTGGTGCCTTGGCCTGATGCAGATCGTTCGCGGCTCATACAGCCCCTTTGGCATGCGAGGCCTTGGGCTGATGCATCGAATCGGTATCCTCGATTCATTGCTCTACTGGCTCAGCACCTTTCCCTTCAGGCTTGCCAGCTTGATTTGCCCCCTGTTGTACTGGTGGTTCGGTATCACCATCGTGAACGCGTCGCTGGTGGAAATTATCAGTTATTATGTACCCTATTACCTAATGGTTCTGGTGTCCCTGAACTGGCTTTCAAAAGGGTTGTTTGTCCCGCTTCTCAACGATACGGCTCAACTGATCGCGGCCTGGCCCATCAGCCGGGCAGCTGCTCTCGGGCTTCTGACCAGCGGATCGCATAAATTCTCGGTGACGGCCAAAGGCGGCGACCGTGCCAAGGTCGTTGTCCAATGGGCGTTGATGCGACCGTTTCTACTCCTGCTCGCACTGACGATCGGCGGCCTGATCGTGCCGTTGAACTCCGATTTCGTCTTCAATACGTCCCCAACAGCGGGCGACGGCACGGCTATCGTGATGTTCTGGACACTTTACAACATACTGGTGCTGTTCGTGGCAGTCGTGGTGTGCATCGAACGACCGCGATACGATCGACCTCAGCGGCAGATCCCAGAGCCCATCACGTTGGTGATCCAAGGTGAGAAACACCGCGGATGGCTTCTCAATCTGGGCCGAGGGGGCGCTCGAATCAGCGGTCCATCCGGGCTTTCCGCCGGAGCAGAAGGGAAGCTCGACCTGCCCGGGATTGGCGGAGTAGACGCGCATGTTGCTGCGACTACTCGTGATGGCTATCGAATCAAGTTCTCTCCAACTCCTGAGCAAAGGGCGAAAATTATCAAGAAGCTTCATACCGAATCGGCCATGCCAGGGGCCGATCGAGGGAACATCTTGCAAATGATCCGCGAGTTGGCGCGAGCTCTAACGAGTTGAGGAGCGTGAGATGCCGAAAAGACCGAGCTTACTCTCCTTGGTGTTCTGTGGAGGCGCCTTGCTCATATTGGTGCCTGCCGTGGTGACCGCAACGATCTACACGGCCTTGCTACAGCAACGGGGAGAGCAGCTGCAATTCGACGCGCTAAGGATTCGCGGCGAAATGAGTTCCGCGCTGTTGGCCCGCCGGCTCTATGGAGTTTGGATGGATGTAGCTCGGTCCGCTGAGCTCATTGACCCGGCAGATCTTAAGAGTGCGCGAGAACACATCGACTTCTTGAGCCGCCTTGATCGACGCTACACTTGGCTCGGCGTCGCGGATCTCGAAGGGACCATTCTCGCGGCTAAAGACGGCATGCTCGAAGGAGTAAGCGTTGCACAGCGACCCTGGTTTAAGCGGGGCCTTGTCTCGCCGGCGGCTATCGACGTGCATGCCGCTCAACTGCTGGCCACCCAGTTGCCTGCATCTCGTGAGCCCTATCGCTTTATCGACCTGGCAGCACCGTTGCGCCACGCCGGCTCCGTTGCCGGGGTCATCGGCGCGCACCTTGACTGGAAATGGGTCGCAGAAGGCATGGACTCGTTACAAGTGCCCGGCATTGACGTGCTGCTGCTTTCGGGTGATCGAACCGTCCTGTTTGGCCCGCCCGATCTCATCAACAAGCCGCTCAACATCGGCTCCGCGCTTGCGGCTAGTCGCGTGACGACCGCGTCTCTACGCGAGCGCTGGCCTGACGGCAGGGACTACTTCGCAGTAATCGTTCCGACGGTCGGCTTCGCAAACCTTCCAAGCTTCGGTTGGTCTCTTCTGGTTCGGCAGAGTACCGACGAGGCGCTTGCGACCACCCGTAATTTAATCCGATCATTTTGGAGTAGTTTCGGTGTTTGTGCCATTGCCACACTAGCACTACTCTTTTGTGCGGCGCAGTGGCTGAGGACGCCGCTCCGCCGGCTCTCGAATACGGCGGAGGCCCTCTTGCACGATCCATCCGCCCGCCCGCCATATTCGGAGACACGCTTTAACGAAGCGGCGAGGCTCAGTGACGCGCTAGCTCGTATCCAGTCGAAGCTGATGGGCCACTCTGGTCGCAATTGAATCCAAGCACCGACTGGAGATGACTAGCTGAACGATGATCACACCGGGCATGAAGTTGCGCGGAAGTGTCGTGTCTGGTCAGCGCCGAAACATCTGAGGCAAATTGAGGTTGACGAGGGAGGATATCTGGTTCGTCGCAGCCACCGGGAGCGAAGATGCAAGAGAAGTCTCCAGGGCCGCAGAACAAATGCTGAGGGATATTCCGCATCAGATCCGCTGGCAATTCGGCGGGAAGAACGGGTCTGCCGGTTCCGGCGGAGGGCCGGTACGTCCCGGTAGCGCTTCACGCTCGATAAGCAACACCGCCCCCTCTACGTCCTGGATGGTGAGGCACGGCGCGTCTGGTAGAACAGCATGGCCGCGGTATTCGATCACATTCCGAATCGATGACGTATTCCTATCTGATTCTCTTGTCGAGCAATGGCAAGGACGACAGGTTCTTCCG from Bradyrhizobium elkanii USDA 76 harbors:
- a CDS encoding putative bifunctional diguanylate cyclase/phosphodiesterase; translation: MHFDWSRSATRDFIALFGGVVLASLLAHLYGLGPRLAQLGRRYVDSVLDDIIFIVFVAFLLSIALSIFSVRRYRELARGIDARTIAEGDVRDLARHDPLTGLPNRRLFDEKLDLCAGLATDTHQVAVLMLGLDGLKRIKDTHGHEAVDKALCELATRLIDILRKDGLLARIGGDEFGIVLPSISSLEDPANLARRMVASAADTFAIETGAAELSLGIGIAIAPLDGVNPHELVRRAERALYRAQSDGRSRVRFFEPDMDIHVERRINIERELRSAIAADIIEPHYQPVVSLESNRIVGFEALARWENRTLGHVPPDVFIPIAEETGLIDALGDQVFRRACLDATAWPKTFSLAFNISPVQLRDSALGGRIISILEQTGFSPCRLEIEITESAFVERNGAAKTVIDELRRAGVRIALDDFGTGYATLSQLLSFRLDKIKIDRSFVSHLDESTDSRVIVRAILGLAKGFGLTTTAEGVEDEGQLVYLVANGCTEGQGYLFSGPVQAAGIPALLDRQARRGPVTEDGARNLHA
- a CDS encoding cache domain-containing protein; this translates as MLILVPAVVTATIYTALLQQRGEQLQFDALRIRGEMSSALLARRLYGVWMDVARSAELIDPADLKSAREHIDFLSRLDRRYTWLGVADLEGTILAAKDGMLEGVSVAQRPWFKRGLVSPAAIDVHAAQLLATQLPASREPYRFIDLAAPLRHAGSVAGVIGAHLDWKWVAEGMDSLQVPGIDVLLLSGDRTVLFGPPDLINKPLNIGSALAASRVTTASLRERWPDGRDYFAVIVPTVGFANLPSFGWSLLVRQSTDEALATTRNLIRSFWSSFGVCAIATLALLFCAAQWLRTPLRRLSNTAEALLHDPSARPPYSETRFNEAARLSDALARIQSKLMGHSGRN
- a CDS encoding glycosyltransferase translates to MLLLSPLVAAFAGAAFIVGLRLTVFPLLNPMKWYWRALLLGTATVLSWRYMAWRFTETLAPLDWTADALFSWGFAILEALTMLSSTIAFFILSRVKERSAEANQYSEWWLPGEAPRVDVFITTYNEPSEVLERTIIGATEIRYPRLRIFILDDGARNWVRQLCELYEIGYLARSDKEHAKAGNINHALRVRARDPAPPVFVAVLDADFVPHADFIERTLALFHEPDVALVQTPQHFFNPDPIQHNLGISTAYPDEQRHFFDNVEPARDAWGIAICCGTSSVMRVRAVEQIGWIPTQSVTEDFLLTLKLAENGWQTAYLNEPLTEGLAPEGLKEYITQRGRWCLGLMQIVRGSYSPFGMRGLGLMHRIGILDSLLYWLSTFPFRLASLICPLLYWWFGITIVNASLVEIISYYVPYYLMVLVSLNWLSKGLFVPLLNDTAQLIAAWPISRAAALGLLTSGSHKFSVTAKGGDRAKVVVQWALMRPFLLLLALTIGGLIVPLNSDFVFNTSPTAGDGTAIVMFWTLYNILVLFVAVVVCIERPRYDRPQRQIPEPITLVIQGEKHRGWLLNLGRGGARISGPSGLSAGAEGKLDLPGIGGVDAHVAATTRDGYRIKFSPTPEQRAKIIKKLHTESAMPGADRGNILQMIRELARALTS